A single Streptomyces sp. 2114.4 DNA region contains:
- a CDS encoding PLP-dependent aminotransferase family protein, giving the protein MPDSIPASAATAVPGLAARAARTGSSPVREILALTARPEVISFAGGLPAPELFDAAGIAAAFRHVLAEEPMRALQYSTSEGDPELRAAVAARTTARGLPTDADDLLVTTGSQQGLTLLATTLLEPGDVVLVEDPCYLAALQTFSFAGARVVPVPADDEGIDPAALDEITARERPRLLYLVPTFQNPTGRTLSAERRAAVAEVAARRGLWIAEDDPYGELRFEGEPVPWVASFPGAEDRTALLGSFSKVMAPGLRLGTVRAPAALRRACVIAKQAADLHTSTVDQAAAARYLAVADLDAHLRRVRDAYRARRDALVDGLSTALPGGSRWNRPAGGMFVWATLPEGYDATALLPGVVRHDVAYVPGAPFFAGPPDATAVRLSFVTHSPEEIREGLGRLQKALEGAGRDGRP; this is encoded by the coding sequence ATGCCGGACTCGATCCCTGCCTCCGCGGCCACTGCCGTCCCGGGGCTCGCCGCACGTGCGGCGCGGACCGGCAGTTCGCCCGTACGCGAGATCCTGGCGCTCACCGCCCGGCCGGAGGTCATCTCGTTCGCCGGCGGGCTGCCCGCGCCCGAGCTGTTCGACGCGGCGGGCATAGCGGCGGCCTTCCGGCACGTACTGGCCGAGGAGCCCATGCGCGCCCTGCAGTACTCCACCAGTGAGGGCGATCCGGAGCTGCGTGCGGCCGTCGCGGCGCGTACGACCGCACGCGGACTGCCCACCGACGCCGACGACCTGCTGGTGACCACCGGCTCGCAGCAGGGGCTGACGCTGCTGGCCACGACCCTGTTGGAGCCGGGCGATGTGGTGCTGGTCGAGGACCCCTGCTACCTCGCGGCGCTGCAGACCTTCTCCTTCGCGGGCGCCCGGGTGGTGCCGGTGCCGGCCGACGACGAGGGGATCGACCCGGCCGCGCTGGACGAGATCACCGCGCGCGAGCGGCCCAGGCTGCTCTACCTCGTGCCGACGTTCCAGAACCCCACCGGCCGCACCCTGTCCGCCGAGCGCCGGGCCGCGGTCGCCGAGGTCGCCGCCCGGCGCGGGCTGTGGATCGCCGAGGACGACCCGTACGGCGAACTGCGGTTCGAGGGCGAGCCGGTGCCGTGGGTCGCCTCGTTCCCCGGGGCCGAGGACCGTACGGCGCTGCTGGGCTCGTTCTCGAAGGTGATGGCGCCCGGTCTGCGGCTGGGGACGGTGCGGGCGCCGGCCGCCTTGCGGCGGGCCTGTGTCATCGCCAAGCAGGCCGCCGATCTGCACACCTCGACCGTCGACCAGGCCGCCGCGGCCCGGTATCTGGCGGTCGCCGACCTCGACGCCCATCTGCGGCGGGTGCGCGACGCCTACCGGGCGCGGCGGGATGCCCTGGTCGACGGGCTGTCCACGGCGCTGCCCGGGGGTTCGCGGTGGAACCGGCCGGCCGGCGGCATGTTCGTGTGGGCGACCCTGCCCGAGGGGTACGACGCGACGGCGCTGCTGCCCGGGGTGGTCCGGCATGACGTCGCCTACGTCCCCGGGGCGCCGTTCTTCGCGGGGCCGCCGGATGCGACCGCGGTCCGCCTGTCGTTCGTGACGCACTCCCCGGAGGAGATCCGCGAGGGGCTGGGGCGGCTGCAGAAGGCCCTGGAGGGGGCGGGCCGGGACGGGCGGCCCTGA
- a CDS encoding SDR family oxidoreductase: MLLRNKTVIVSGVGAGLGHQVAAACVRDGASVVLGARTEANLAASAARLDPSGERAAWRVTDIGDEAQCEALAALAVERFGGIDAVVHVAALDSLFGGLRDADFDSWRSVVDVNLFGTLRMTRACLPSLVARGGGSVVMIGTQSSVAAPSQVRQAAYAASKGGLVSAMYSLARELGPDRIRVNTVQPGWMWGPPVEAYVTFQAQSEGVPEAEVLGRLTERMALPELATDADVADCAVFLASDRARAITGQSLLVNAGELMR, encoded by the coding sequence ATGCTGCTGCGGAACAAGACCGTCATCGTCTCGGGCGTGGGGGCCGGGCTCGGCCATCAGGTCGCGGCGGCCTGCGTACGGGACGGCGCCTCGGTGGTGCTGGGCGCCCGTACGGAGGCGAACCTCGCCGCGTCGGCCGCGCGGCTCGACCCCTCGGGCGAGCGCGCGGCCTGGCGGGTGACCGATATCGGCGACGAGGCGCAGTGCGAGGCGCTGGCCGCGCTGGCCGTGGAGCGGTTCGGCGGGATCGATGCGGTGGTCCATGTCGCGGCGCTGGACTCGCTCTTCGGAGGTCTGCGGGACGCCGACTTCGACTCCTGGCGCAGCGTCGTGGACGTCAATCTCTTCGGCACCCTGCGGATGACCCGGGCCTGCCTGCCGTCCCTGGTGGCGCGCGGCGGCGGCTCGGTGGTGATGATCGGTACGCAGTCGTCGGTCGCCGCCCCCTCGCAGGTGCGGCAGGCGGCGTATGCGGCGTCCAAGGGCGGGCTGGTCTCGGCGATGTACTCACTCGCGCGCGAGCTGGGACCGGACCGGATACGCGTCAACACCGTGCAGCCCGGGTGGATGTGGGGCCCGCCGGTGGAGGCGTACGTCACGTTCCAGGCCCAGAGCGAAGGCGTTCCGGAAGCGGAGGTGCTGGGCCGGCTGACGGAGCGGATGGCGCTGCCCGAGCTGGCGACGGACGCCGACGTGGCCGACTGTGCGGTCTTCCTGGCCTCCGACCGGGCGCGTGCCATCACCGGCCAGTCGCTGCTGGTCAACGCGGGGGAGCTGATGCGGTAG
- a CDS encoding ADP-ribosylglycohydrolase family protein — MSATGGGGAIWGRAEQQDFRSRVRGCLLGGAIGDALGAGIEFDSLDAIRTAHGQEGVADFVPAFGRRGAVTDDTQMTLFTVDGLIRAQVRRDTGAWHPPTDVHRAYLRWAATQRDWGPDERRKDDGWLAREEWLYSRRAPGRACLSGLGDEVMGTLETPKNPDSKGCGAVMRSAPFGLLVGWEPQLVFQLAAECGAQTHGHPTGYLAAGAFAVISHSLARGEDLDGAVQKALAHLATRPGHEETTDALKRALGAVRQGMPTPARVESLGQGWTAEEALAIGVYCALVAEDVRHGLLLAVNHSGDSDSTGAICGNLLGTLHGETALPPVWLVELEGRETILQLADDFSMEMTQGPALHGPAGSSPGWLARYPRA, encoded by the coding sequence GTGAGCGCAACAGGAGGCGGCGGCGCCATCTGGGGCCGCGCGGAACAGCAGGACTTCCGTAGCCGGGTACGCGGCTGTCTGCTCGGCGGCGCCATCGGCGATGCGCTCGGTGCCGGTATCGAATTCGACTCGCTCGACGCGATCCGCACGGCGCACGGCCAGGAGGGCGTGGCCGATTTCGTACCCGCCTTCGGGCGGCGCGGCGCGGTCACCGACGACACCCAGATGACCCTGTTCACCGTGGACGGGCTGATCCGGGCCCAGGTGCGCCGCGATACCGGCGCCTGGCATCCGCCCACCGACGTCCACCGCGCCTATCTGCGCTGGGCAGCGACCCAGCGCGACTGGGGCCCGGACGAGCGCAGGAAGGACGACGGCTGGCTCGCCCGCGAGGAGTGGCTGTACTCCCGCCGGGCGCCCGGCCGGGCCTGCCTGAGCGGCCTCGGCGACGAGGTCATGGGCACGCTGGAGACGCCCAAGAACCCGGACTCGAAGGGCTGCGGCGCGGTGATGCGCTCCGCGCCGTTCGGGTTGCTGGTCGGCTGGGAACCGCAACTGGTCTTCCAGCTCGCCGCCGAGTGCGGGGCGCAGACGCACGGCCACCCCACCGGCTATCTGGCGGCCGGCGCCTTCGCGGTCATCAGCCACTCGCTGGCCCGCGGCGAGGACCTTGACGGTGCCGTGCAGAAGGCGCTGGCGCACCTGGCCACCCGTCCGGGTCACGAGGAGACCACCGACGCCCTCAAGCGCGCGCTCGGCGCCGTACGGCAGGGCATGCCGACACCCGCCCGGGTGGAGTCGCTGGGGCAGGGGTGGACGGCCGAGGAGGCGCTGGCGATCGGCGTGTACTGCGCACTGGTCGCCGAGGACGTCCGGCACGGCCTGCTGCTCGCCGTCAACCACAGCGGGGACAGCGATTCGACCGGCGCCATCTGCGGCAACCTGCTGGGGACTCTGCACGGCGAGACGGCACTGCCCCCGGTGTGGCTGGTCGAGCTGGAGGGCCGGGAGACGATCCTGCAGCTGGCCGACGACTTCTCGATGGAGATGACGCAGGGGCCCGCGCTGCACGGCCCGGCCGGCTCGTCGCCGGGGTGGCTCGCCCGGTACCCGCGGGCCTGA
- a CDS encoding bifunctional FO biosynthesis protein CofGH: MTSSVQGPDQASDQGTDHERTSGPAAQGRPTANAMRRALKRARDGVALDAGEAAVLLQARGADLTDLCASAARVRDAGLDAAGRPGVITYSRGVFIPLTRLCRDKCHYCTFVTVPGKLRRDGHGMFMSPDEVLDIARRGAELGCKEALFTLGDKPEDRWPEAREWLEAHGYEDTLSYVRAMAIRVLEETGLLPHLNPGVLSWTDFQRLKPVAPSLGMMLETTAERLWSEPGGPHYGSPDKEPAVRLRVLEDAGRSNVPFTTGLLIGIGETYEERAESLFALRRIQRAYHGIQELIMQNFRAKPDTAMRGMPDAELEELAATIAVARHVMGPSTRIQAPPNLVDGEYALLIDAGIDDWGGVSPLTLDHVNPERPWPQIDELTERCAAAGFELRERLPIYPEFLQRGEPWLDPRLLPHVRALADPETGLAVEDAPVVGRPWQEPDEGFTMASSGRTDLHHTIDTEGRTADRRDDFDEVYGDWEALREAAAPGMAPERIEADVRQALSQAADDPTKLTDAQALALLHADGPALDALCTLADQLRRDTVGDDVTYIVTRNINFTNVCYTGCRFCAFAQRRTDADAYTLSLSQVADRAQQAWDVGAVEVCMQGGIHPDLPGTAYFDIARAVKERVPGMHVHAFSPMEVVNGATRTGLSIREWLSEAKAAGLDSIPGTAAEILDDEVRWILTKGKLPTATWVEVIKTAHELGIGSSSTMMYGHVDQPRHWLGHLRLLARIQQETGGFTEFVTLPFIHTNAPVYLAGIARPGPTTRDNRAVTAMARVLLHPHITNIQTSWVKLGTEGAAEMLRSGANDLGGTLMEETISRMAGSSYGSYRSIQDLIAIADRAGRPARPRTTTYAPVTEERQAVALASDGHLPALLPLAD; the protein is encoded by the coding sequence ATGACTTCCAGCGTGCAGGGACCTGACCAGGCATCGGACCAAGGGACCGACCACGAAAGGACCTCCGGGCCCGCCGCCCAGGGACGGCCAACGGCCAACGCGATGCGCCGTGCGCTCAAGCGGGCCCGCGACGGTGTGGCGCTGGACGCCGGCGAGGCCGCGGTGCTGCTCCAGGCGCGCGGCGCGGACCTCACGGACCTGTGCGCCTCCGCGGCCCGGGTGCGGGATGCCGGTCTGGACGCCGCGGGGCGCCCCGGAGTCATCACGTACTCCCGCGGGGTCTTCATCCCCCTGACGCGCCTGTGCCGGGACAAGTGCCACTACTGCACCTTCGTCACCGTCCCCGGCAAGCTGCGCCGCGATGGCCACGGGATGTTCATGTCGCCCGACGAGGTGCTGGACATCGCCCGCCGCGGTGCCGAACTGGGCTGCAAGGAAGCCCTCTTCACCCTGGGGGACAAGCCGGAGGACCGCTGGCCCGAGGCCCGCGAGTGGCTGGAGGCGCATGGTTATGAGGACACGCTCTCGTACGTCCGCGCCATGGCGATCCGCGTCCTGGAGGAGACCGGTCTGCTGCCGCACCTCAACCCCGGGGTGCTGTCCTGGACGGACTTCCAGCGGCTCAAGCCCGTCGCCCCCTCCCTGGGGATGATGCTGGAGACGACCGCCGAGCGGCTGTGGAGCGAGCCCGGCGGTCCCCACTACGGATCGCCCGACAAGGAACCTGCCGTCCGGCTGCGTGTCCTGGAGGACGCCGGACGCTCCAACGTCCCCTTCACCACCGGGCTGCTCATCGGCATCGGCGAGACATACGAGGAGCGCGCCGAGTCCCTGTTCGCGCTGCGCCGTATTCAGCGCGCGTACCACGGCATCCAAGAGCTGATCATGCAGAACTTCCGCGCCAAGCCGGACACGGCGATGCGCGGCATGCCGGACGCCGAGCTGGAGGAGCTGGCCGCGACCATCGCGGTGGCCCGGCACGTCATGGGCCCCTCGACGCGCATCCAGGCGCCGCCCAACCTCGTCGACGGCGAGTACGCGCTGCTCATCGACGCCGGGATCGACGACTGGGGTGGTGTCTCCCCGCTGACCCTCGACCATGTGAACCCCGAGCGCCCCTGGCCCCAGATCGACGAGCTGACCGAGCGCTGTGCCGCCGCCGGTTTCGAGCTGCGGGAACGGCTCCCCATCTACCCGGAGTTCCTGCAGCGCGGTGAGCCCTGGCTCGACCCCCGCCTGCTGCCCCATGTACGGGCGCTCGCCGACCCGGAGACGGGCCTGGCCGTGGAGGACGCGCCCGTGGTGGGCCGCCCCTGGCAGGAGCCCGACGAGGGCTTCACGATGGCCTCCTCGGGCCGTACGGACCTGCACCACACCATCGACACCGAAGGCCGCACCGCCGACCGCCGCGACGACTTCGACGAGGTCTACGGCGACTGGGAGGCACTGCGTGAGGCCGCCGCCCCCGGGATGGCACCGGAGCGCATCGAAGCCGACGTACGGCAGGCCCTGTCGCAGGCCGCCGACGACCCCACCAAGCTCACCGACGCGCAGGCGCTGGCGCTGCTGCACGCCGACGGGCCCGCCCTGGACGCCCTCTGCACCCTCGCCGACCAGCTACGGCGCGACACCGTGGGTGACGACGTCACCTACATCGTCACCAGGAACATCAACTTCACCAACGTCTGCTACACCGGCTGCCGCTTCTGCGCGTTCGCTCAGCGCCGCACCGACGCCGACGCCTACACCCTCTCCCTCTCCCAGGTCGCCGACCGTGCCCAACAGGCGTGGGACGTAGGGGCGGTGGAGGTGTGTATGCAGGGCGGCATCCACCCCGACCTGCCCGGCACGGCGTACTTCGACATCGCGCGCGCCGTGAAGGAACGCGTCCCCGGTATGCATGTGCACGCCTTCTCGCCCATGGAGGTCGTCAACGGCGCGACGCGTACGGGCCTGTCCATCCGTGAATGGCTCAGCGAGGCCAAGGCCGCCGGGCTGGACAGCATCCCCGGCACCGCGGCCGAGATCCTGGACGACGAGGTCCGCTGGATCCTCACCAAGGGCAAGCTGCCCACCGCCACCTGGGTCGAGGTCATCAAGACCGCCCATGAGCTGGGCATCGGCTCGTCCTCGACGATGATGTACGGCCATGTCGACCAGCCGCGCCACTGGCTGGGCCATCTGCGCCTGCTGGCACGGATCCAGCAGGAGACGGGGGGCTTCACGGAGTTCGTCACCCTCCCGTTCATCCACACCAACGCCCCCGTCTACCTCGCCGGCATCGCTCGCCCCGGCCCCACCACGCGCGACAACCGCGCGGTGACCGCGATGGCCCGGGTGCTGCTGCACCCCCACATCACCAACATCCAGACCAGCTGGGTCAAGCTCGGGACGGAAGGCGCCGCCGAAATGCTCCGCTCCGGAGCCAACGACCTCGGCGGCACGCTGATGGAGGAGACCATCTCCCGGATGGCGGGCTCGAGTTACGGCTCCTACCGCTCCATCCAGGACCTCATCGCCATCGCTGACCGGGCCGGCCGCCCGGCCCGCCCCCGCACCACGACGTACGCCCCGGTCACCGAAGAACGCCAGGCCGTCGCCCTCGCTTCGGACGGCCATCTCCCGGCGCTGCTGCCTCTGGCCGACTGA
- a CDS encoding VOC family protein, translated as MPRLDHTIVHSKDRFASARFLAGLLGAPEPKAFGPFAALRLDNGVTLDYAEHVAGGEFVPTHYAFLVSEGEFDAIFDRIQERELSYWADPMHTRPQEINTLDGGRGLYLNDPDGHNMEFLTRTYSDELLASM; from the coding sequence ATGCCTCGCCTCGACCACACCATCGTGCACAGCAAGGACCGTTTCGCCTCCGCCCGGTTCCTGGCCGGCCTGCTCGGCGCGCCCGAACCCAAGGCCTTCGGCCCCTTCGCGGCCCTCAGGCTCGACAACGGAGTGACCCTCGACTACGCCGAGCACGTCGCGGGCGGCGAGTTCGTCCCCACGCACTACGCGTTCCTGGTGTCCGAGGGCGAGTTCGACGCGATCTTCGACCGCATACAGGAGCGGGAGCTTTCCTACTGGGCCGACCCCATGCACACCAGGCCGCAGGAGATCAACACTCTCGACGGCGGCCGCGGTCTCTACCTCAACGACCCCGACGGCCACAACATGGAGTTCCTGACCCGGACGTACTCCGACGAGCTGCTGGCCAGTATGTAG
- a CDS encoding TIGR03619 family F420-dependent LLM class oxidoreductase has protein sequence MRIATTIFLTDETIRPDRLGRELEQRGFAGLYLPEHTHIPASRDTPAPMGEPLPREYGRTLDPFIALGQVAAVTERLTLGTGITLVAQHDPVDLAKQIATLDFLSGGRFTLGIGYGWNVEEAADHGVEWSTRRELTRDRVALMRALWAEEPTAYQGAFGSVRASLAHPKPRHGAPRTLLGGAAGPKLFGQIAEYADGWLPIGGRGLTETVPVLRQAWSDAGRTGEPVVVPYAVQPSAGKLARFRELGVQEVVLQLPPAGEAEVLRTLDDFAQYL, from the coding sequence ATGCGGATCGCGACCACGATCTTCCTGACCGACGAGACGATCCGGCCGGACCGGCTGGGCCGCGAGCTGGAGCAGCGCGGTTTCGCCGGCCTTTATCTCCCCGAGCACACCCACATCCCCGCCAGCCGGGACACCCCCGCCCCGATGGGCGAGCCGCTGCCCCGCGAATACGGCCGCACCCTCGACCCGTTCATCGCGCTCGGCCAGGTCGCCGCGGTCACCGAACGGCTCACCCTCGGCACCGGCATCACCCTCGTCGCCCAGCACGACCCGGTCGACCTCGCCAAGCAGATCGCGACCCTCGACTTCCTCTCCGGCGGCCGTTTCACCCTCGGCATCGGCTACGGCTGGAACGTCGAGGAGGCCGCCGACCACGGCGTCGAGTGGTCGACCCGGCGGGAGCTGACCCGCGACCGGGTGGCGCTGATGCGCGCCCTGTGGGCCGAGGAACCGACCGCCTACCAGGGCGCATTCGGGTCCGTACGCGCCTCCCTCGCCCACCCCAAGCCGCGGCACGGCGCACCGCGCACCCTCCTCGGCGGCGCGGCCGGCCCCAAGCTCTTCGGGCAGATCGCCGAGTACGCCGACGGGTGGCTGCCGATCGGCGGCCGCGGGCTGACGGAGACCGTTCCGGTGCTGCGGCAGGCATGGTCGGACGCCGGGCGTACGGGCGAGCCGGTGGTGGTGCCCTACGCGGTCCAGCCCTCGGCCGGGAAGCTGGCGCGCTTTCGCGAGCTGGGCGTGCAGGAGGTGGTGCTGCAGCTGCCGCCGGCCGGGGAGGCCGAGGTACTGCGGACACTGGACGACTTCGCGCAGTACCTGTGA